In Lacerta agilis isolate rLacAgi1 chromosome 1, rLacAgi1.pri, whole genome shotgun sequence, the following proteins share a genomic window:
- the BMF gene encoding bcl-2-modifying factor isoform X5, producing MNSYIEVTLTSVAMDLFPGEMDSPDYLEQDFSNLDGLEDDVFHSEDCGLASQPNEMTFPGIFTQSKSYNCLLGRFQLFPLTHCCGPGTRHAKQQDKATQTLNPSSSSQDVMLPCGVTEEPQRLFYGNAGFRLHVNPIGFSLSPHLREEPRESPQELRTEVQIARKLQCIADQFHRLHLQRHDQRIGLMRSYEVRSRLHS from the exons ATGAATTCCTATATAGAAGTCACATTAACCTCAGTGGCAAtggacttatttccag gtgAAATGGATTCCCCTGACTACCTGGAGCAGGATTTCTCCAATCTAGATGGGCTGGAGGATGATGTCTTCCACTCTGAAGACTGTGGACTTGCCAGTCAACCCAATGAGATGACATTTCCTGGCATTTTCACACAGAGTAAATCTTACAACTGCCTTCTGGGGAGATTCCAGCTCTTCCCACTTACACACTGTTGCGGCCCAGGCACCAGACATGCCAAGCAGCAAGATAAGGCAACTCAAACCCTCAACCCATCCTCTTCTAGCCAGGATGTCATGTTACCTTGTGGGGTCACTGAAGAGCCCCAGAGACTCTTCTATG GGAATGCTGGGTTCCGTTTACATGTCAACCCCATTGGTTTCTCATTGAGTCCACACCTCCGGGAGGAACCTCGGGAAAGTCCACAGGAACTGCGAACTGAAGTTCAGATTGCACGGAAGTTACAGTGCATTGCGGACCAGTTTCACAGGCTGCATCTACAGAGG CACGACCAACGAATAGGCCTCATGAGGAGTTATGAAGTTAGGAGCAGGCTTCATTCTTAA